The Corynebacterium minutissimum genome includes the window CCGATCATCTTCGCCGGATAGTCGTTTCTGCTGCGCATGGGCCCATTTGTAGTATCCAGACCGAGATACTTTTAATAGTCGTGCCATGCGCTTGATGCTGTAGTTCGCCTTCTCCTGCTGCATTAGTTCGAACTTTTCTGCTCGCGTTGCTTCGCGGCGAAGAAGGCTGTCGCTTTTGACAAAAACTCGTTATCCATCTTGGCTTCTGCCAGCTCCCGGCGCAGACGAGCATTCTCAGCTCGGAGGTCAGCCTCGCTCATCCCATCGGAGGATCCTCGGCGTTCACGTTCGAGTTTGACCCACCGGCCCAAAAGCCCGGCGGAAACACCGATTTCCTTAGCCACATGAGCGATCGGTCGCTCTGACTCGATTACCAGGTTCGCGGCTTCACGCCGGTACTCCGGCGTGTACTTCTTGCGCTGTTGACTCACAATGAACATCCTCTCTTACGGACACAAGATCCGTACAAATAGGGTGTCCACTAAACGAGGGTAACCTCAGATTTGAGTGTGGGGGATGTCGTTGATGAGCTCGATGACTTCCTGCTCGATTTGTTTGCGGTGCTCGAGCTTTAAAAGCGCGTCCTTCGCCGACATTGCTACGCCCATTTCGGCATATTGTGCACCAGCAATGGCGACTGTTTGCTCAGAGATGGCAGCGAATATGGCATCGATGACGGGCTCGGGATTGCGTGCCTTATAGCGTCGAGCGAAGGCAGCTGCTTTGGCTTTTCCGAGGCGCTTTATCTTGGTCGGCCCGCCGTAGCGTGCAAGTAGGTGCAGAACCCATTTGCGGTGGATCACCTGGCCGCGAAGGGCTTGCTCGAATTGCGGGTAGCAGCCAACTAGTGCACTTCGAATCTGATTGATGAGCCTGGTGTAGGAGCGCGCTAAGTCTTCGTCGATGCCGTTGAGGACTTTCAACTGGAGAAAGGCTTCTTCGACGCGGTCGACACTGCGGAGGGATTCCGGAAGGTTCTTTGCAGCGTGGGCGATGATATATGCATCCCGGATATCAGTTTTGGCATTACCAGCGTGGATACGTGAGAGTTGACGCATAGCCAAACCTGGAAGGTAGCGCACATCGATTCCGATATCTTGGGCAACCGCGACAGTTAGTCGCCCAATGTTATTGGGCTGGTCCACGACGACAAGGACCTTGTGGTCGTTTGCGCTAAACGTTGAAAAGAGTGTGCGCAGGGATTTTTCGTTTTGGTTGATACGCTTTGATAGCACTTGGGCGCCGTCGATATCTAAGACGCAAGCGTGGTGAAAGTATTTGCCAACGTCCATGCCGATGACATAGTCGTAGGTCATGCCAGACCTCCTAGCGAATTGAACGAGTATGAGACTTATTTCATCGCTGGTGGTCGGACATACTTCACGCTGGCATCCACATTACTTGAGACCTCACACATCCTGTGTGGGTCAGGTTCCTATTAGCAGTCTGGAGTATGTCACTGCCTTCGGCGGCATCACCCCCCGGATCATTTTCAGACAGGGACGAAAACAAGCCATACCGAAGCCAGCGACTAGTTCCGCTGCCACAAGGCAGAAGGAACGCAGATAAACATAGCCTGCCCCAGCATGGGGCTAGGAGTACGAATCCTGGGCTCCTTCAAGCGGAACTGCTAACAACGTAATGGGCGTCGTGGCTTTCGGGCAGATTCTGTGACGCTCACGGTAGATAAGGGGCTAAAACCGGCGGCGGGCTCAGGTGGTGAATGCATCTATACAGCTAGGAGGTTGTGTAGATGTCAGGTGATGAGAAGCTACGTGAGCGGTTTGTGGAGGCGTATCTGCATGATGCGCGTCCGGTGCCAGTGCTCCTGAAGGAGTTGGGCGTCTCGAAGGTTCAGGCGAGGGCATGGCGCCAAAGCGAGGGGCTTAACCGTGCTCGGCGTCAGCGGAGTTTGGTTGACAAGCAGTATCAACAAGTTGTCGCTCTGGTTGAGAGTGGCCGATCTGTGCTCAGCGCAATTGAAGAGGTCGGGTTTCCTCAAAGTCTGGCTTATCGCTACCTTGCTCAGGACGGGTTGGAGCTCGTCCGAGGCAATCGCGGTGGAACGGCACAACATGACCGGGATCGCATTGCCCAAGCTCTAAAGCTGGTTGATGCTGGCAAAAGCTATAAGCAGGCAGGCCAGGTGGTTGATCGCAGCGCTGACACGGTCAAAGCGTGGCACCATGATCACATGTCTGGGCGTTTGATACTCAATGATCATCCCACTGAATCTGAATCGAAGGTAGGACGCGGAAAGCGTCTTATCCGACATGACCGAATAGAGATAGCCTACCTGCTGAAACAGGGCCATACTCACCGTGAGATTGCAGCCCAGCTGGGACGTAATCAGTCGACGATTAGCAGGGAAATCGCCCGTGGGATGACTGAGCATGGCTACGATGCCCTCGTGGCACAAAAGCGGGCTGTAGACCGTTTAGCCAGGCCTAAACCCCGCAAACTCGATACCAACCCGCAGTTGCGTGCCTTGGTCATCGAGGGGTTGAACACGAAGTGGTCGCCTGAGCAGATTTCGAACTATCTTGCCCGCTGCTTCGGTAAAGGTGGGGATATGTCAATTAGCCATGAAACCATCTACCAAGCTCTCTACATCCAAGCCAAAGGCGCTTTGCGCCAGGAATTGAAGGTAGAAAAAGCCCTGCGTTCTGGGCGTACAGGCCGAAAACCACAATCACGCCTGCCAGCCCGCGGTAATCGAAGCTGGATTGGTGAAGACTATCGCATCAGCAAGCGCCCTGCCAGCGTTGAAGACCGCGCTGTTCCAGGACACTGGGAAGGCGATCTCATCATCGGCCAAGGAGGAACCACTGCACTCGTAACCTGTGTAGAACGCAGTACTCGCTACACCATGATCCGCAAACTTGATGTGCATGATTCCGCCACGACTGTCGATAAGTTAATCGAGATGTTTACC containing:
- a CDS encoding IS30 family transposase, which gives rise to MSGDEKLRERFVEAYLHDARPVPVLLKELGVSKVQARAWRQSEGLNRARRQRSLVDKQYQQVVALVESGRSVLSAIEEVGFPQSLAYRYLAQDGLELVRGNRGGTAQHDRDRIAQALKLVDAGKSYKQAGQVVDRSADTVKAWHHDHMSGRLILNDHPTESESKVGRGKRLIRHDRIEIAYLLKQGHTHREIAAQLGRNQSTISREIARGMTEHGYDALVAQKRAVDRLARPKPRKLDTNPQLRALVIEGLNTKWSPEQISNYLARCFGKGGDMSISHETIYQALYIQAKGALRQELKVEKALRSGRTGRKPQSRLPARGNRSWIGEDYRISKRPASVEDRAVPGHWEGDLIIGQGGTTALVTCVERSTRYTMIRKLDVHDSATTVDKLIEMFTGKIRNITKTLTWDQGVELAQVDKLSIARGLAVYFCDPHSPWQRPTNENTNGLVRDFLPKGSDSSTLTDKDVQHIQDLLNGRPRKVLDWYKPEEKIQELFK